A region of the Arenibacter antarcticus genome:
GGAAATGTTACCTATTACGGAGAAAGTGTGGACAATTCGGATTCCAGTCGAAGAAGCCTTTTCAGAACTGCGGTACAACTTACCATTCAGCCACGACCTACAATATCGGTCACTAGTTCTCCCAATTGTGTTTTTAGGCTTTTTTCGCCTACTACTTACAAATTACAGGTTACGGTTAGTACGGGAACGGTAACGAGTTCGGCGGGCACTGTGACTAATACATCTGGTAATGTGTGGGCCATAACCAATGTGTCTTCTGGAACCAATATTGTGGTAACGGTTATCGATGCCAATGGCTGTACCAATCAACTTCCGGTAACTGCACCGAATTGTTCATGTCCGGTGGTAAGTCCGCCAACCAGTGGCGGTAATAAAGCATATTGTTCGGGAGAAGCCGTTCCAAGTATGACTGCATCGGTAGGTGTTGGAGAGACTTTGGACTGGTATGATTCGGCCAGTGGAGGAGTATTATTGTTACTTGGCAATACAACTTATACCCCTGCTGGCCCTGGTACTTTTTATGCCGAGGCACGTAACAGGACAACGAACTGCCTAAGTGGGGCAAGGACCGCAATAATCGTTACCCAAGAAACACCTTCCACGGCTTCTATTGGACCAGACCAATCCGTTTTTACTGGAGGTAATGCCATTTTTACGGTAACTATTACTAATGCTGATACCTATCAGTGGCAGGTAAGTACCGATGGTGGATCGGTATTTAATTCTATTGTTAATGGAGCAGAGTACGACGGAACGCAGTCAACCGCCTTGACGGTAAAGGCGATTGGGGTAAATAAAAACGGTTATAGATACCGTGTTTTGGCTTCTAAATATGGATCAAGTTGTCCAACAACAATTTCTGCTTCCGCATTATTGACGGTAAAAGTGAAAACCGTTATTACCAATAGGAAGATAACCTATAGAGTTGACCAATAACTTTCTTGCAAGAACCCTCTTATCTATACTTGTTATAGCTGGCTTATATCTCATGTCTTGTTGAATATATTCGCGCTTTGACGGGATTCGTTACAGAGTTGATAGGGAGACTTATAACTCCTATTTGTCAGCTCAGGATAGGGCATTATAGTTAGATGCAGATGAGAAAATAGCTGCATTTTTTTTTGATATATTTTATGTATTCCTTTTCCTTATCATCAATACTTATAGGTTGTACACAGCAATTGACAGGTTTCACAACAAATTTTAGGTGAAGAGGGAATGGAGGTCTAAGTTTAAAGATCATATTAATTTGTTATTCCTTGAAAAAAGATAAAAGACTTATTCATCAAGTTATATTTTATATACTAGGTGTGTTCTTCCTAATTATTTCGATGGGAGCTATAGCTCAGACGATGACTGTACCCAAGGGATCTATTATTGTAGATTTGGGGATCGTACCCCAGACCGTAAATAATGGCTTAAAACCCTATGGTTTGGTATATGAATTAATAAATATTAGGAAAGTTCCTGTAATCTGGTCTATTAACCTAACAAAAAGCAAAGATGGTACCGATTTTACAGTCGATGGACGTAATTTTAGTGGAGGGCCATTTATCATATCTAAACTATTTCTAGCTGACCCAAATGTACAAGCCACTATTACGACCTGGCAGGCTAAGGGGGTAATTACTTATACCACACTTACCGATGTTGAGGTACCATTATATCGGGAACTAAATATATGGCCCCAATGGGTACTCGATACAAAGAATGGAAAAATAGCCCAAAATTATTTAGACCTTGCAGATATACCATCTTCCGCTTATACCACAGCCTTACCTTCTGGTTTGGATGCATGTGATGACCTCTTTATTTTGCCACATGCCGATCCAAATTGGGGAGATCATGGTTATCTCTACGATTGGAACAAATCGTTTGCGGATGGAGGAAGTGAAGGATGGATTTGGTCTGGGTGTCATGCAGTCAGTGTTTTGGAATCACTGGTAGATCCATTAGATTCAAGCAGAAGAATGAATTTCTTATCCAATGATCCGTTACCTCATCCAGATCCAGCTCATTCTGATTTGGATGGTTATGGCCTTATAGATTTTGGGGACCATGATGATGGATCCCCGCCATATAACTATAGCAATCCTACAGATTCGTATATGCAGTTTATGGGTGTTTTAGACGGAGCAACCAACAATGGCTCCGAACAAATATACCTGCCTTATCCTACAGGTTCTTGGCGCGCTTCCACAATTGTTTCCGTATGGGACCCTTCACATACTGATATTAGCAATGGTAATTCACCTGGTATGGCAGCAAAAATTGCATATGGCCACGCCTTCGGAGATGCTGACCGAGGTAAAGTAATGTACGAGGGAGGACACGACCTTGCTAAAGGGTCTACCCAAGAACAAGTTGCTGCTATTCGTGCATTTTTGAATTTTTCATTTGATGCCCCAGCAAAGAAAGCACCGCAATTAACAAATACCTTAATTGTTCCAGAGATAGTAGAGGGAGGGGATGCAATAAATTTCGATGTAGATGCCTCCTCAACTTCGGGAAACTCTTACACTTTTACATGGACTAGTACTTGTTCCAATGGAACGTTCAGTGGAACTACAAATAGCTCCAACAATACAAAAACTTCATTTACTACAAGTCCAGCTACTATCCATGAAGAGTGTATTATTACCCTAACAGTGACCGACCTTTGTGGAAGGCAATCCTTTAAGTCCTATGGAATTAAAATAATCCCACCACCAGCACCACCTGTAGCGAATGATGATAATTATGTTACTTACAATTCTAACAGTATTACAATTGACGTCTTAAATAATGATACAGATGTTAATTTAAATATCAATTTTAGTACTTTCTCCCCTACCTCTTCATTAAATGTTCTTGGTGGAGAATTTTATAATAATGGCAATGGTAGTGTTTCCTTTGTTCCTAATAGTACTTTTACAGGTAGTGCAACTCTAACCTATCAAATATGTGATGATACTCCTGCGATAGACGGTGGACCTATGTGTGATACTGCCACTATTCATGTGGAAATTTATGACAGTGGATGTGCGAGTAATGAATATGTGTCCGGTACCACGTCCTATGGTCAATCTATTAGTAATGAAAAAGATTGGAAGGATTCCAAAAACGCTGAGGGAGCACCAGATGATAAATTTTCAAGGGCAGAAAAAGATAATGCTTATGTAGTAATAGATTTAGGTGGAAATGTCCTTGTAGGGACCACTATAAAATTTAGGGTATATAGTAATGATGATACGCCTACAAGTGGGACCCTAGATGCCAATGCGGCTTCAACTGGTTTTCCCAAGAATCCCATGAATGTCAATACAAGTGCCAAAAAGCCAGCTGTCGATATTATCTCCTATACCGTCACAGAAATGGGCACACGATTTCTAAGGGTGCAAGGTCAGAAAAATTTTGGTTTAGAGTCGGTTACTTATGAGAAGGAGACCTGTATTCCTTATCCTATTATAAACGCTATAGATGATGATTTTAGTACTAATGTTATCAACGCAAACCTTGGGGGAACGGCTGGTGATGTCACGGCCAATGATTTAATTGACGGCGCTCCATTTAATGACCCCGAGGTCTCCATAAGTGTAATTGATAACGACGGTTTAACAGGACTAACTATAGACGCCAATGGAAACTTGATGGTGCCTTTTGGGTTTAATGCAGGCACCTATAATATTGTCTATAAGATCTGTGAAACTCCAAGGTTAAACAATTGCGATAGTGCATTGGTCATAGTAACTCTTGATAGAGACTCAGATAATGACGGTATTTTTGATGAGGATGATTTGGATGATG
Encoded here:
- a CDS encoding Ig-like domain-containing protein codes for the protein MTVPKGSIIVDLGIVPQTVNNGLKPYGLVYELINIRKVPVIWSINLTKSKDGTDFTVDGRNFSGGPFIISKLFLADPNVQATITTWQAKGVITYTTLTDVEVPLYRELNIWPQWVLDTKNGKIAQNYLDLADIPSSAYTTALPSGLDACDDLFILPHADPNWGDHGYLYDWNKSFADGGSEGWIWSGCHAVSVLESLVDPLDSSRRMNFLSNDPLPHPDPAHSDLDGYGLIDFGDHDDGSPPYNYSNPTDSYMQFMGVLDGATNNGSEQIYLPYPTGSWRASTIVSVWDPSHTDISNGNSPGMAAKIAYGHAFGDADRGKVMYEGGHDLAKGSTQEQVAAIRAFLNFSFDAPAKKAPQLTNTLIVPEIVEGGDAINFDVDASSTSGNSYTFTWTSTCSNGTFSGTTNSSNNTKTSFTTSPATIHEECIITLTVTDLCGRQSFKSYGIKIIPPPAPPVANDDNYVTYNSNSITIDVLNNDTDVNLNINFSTFSPTSSLNVLGGEFYNNGNGSVSFVPNSTFTGSATLTYQICDDTPAIDGGPMCDTATIHVEIYDSGCASNEYVSGTTSYGQSISNEKDWKDSKNAEGAPDDKFSRAEKDNAYVVIDLGGNVLVGTTIKFRVYSNDDTPTSGTLDANAASTGFPKNPMNVNTSAKKPAVDIISYTVTEMGTRFLRVQGQKNFGLESVTYEKETCIPYPIINAIDDDFSTNVINANLGGTAGDVTANDLIDGAPFNDPEVSISVIDNDGLTGLTIDANGNLMVPFGFNAGTYNIVYKICETPRLNNCDSALVIVTLDRDSDNDGIFDEDDLDDDNDGIPDVMECVITDSGHDGSYPSSSFSYNITSADPSNVTENHVLNSITLNGDTFSDFIVPDSYVPNFSNVNNTKRVYLIDHYTDSNDFNTDPNFMTNILPAFQSRDLNYYHTLNLKNFTNDNFTLTYNNPITTTGEVFLALTERNGNNPYFVEALDAGNNVLGSITVNVTDYVDTGHQLHPSATGTAYLALFPIDDIAPLGSKIRALRISFPGATSDGPDGKVFFFGNFSAANCDSDGDGIPDVLDLDSDNDGIYDAVEAGHNQPHTNGKVNGPYGPNGLANVVETSPDSGVINYSLIDTDSDATPDYLDEDSDGDNCNDANEAYHDPNTDADNNGMYGSGLPSVYPDGTVMGAMYQIPEDADANGIYDFMEFGVTPTITTQPTDFNICPGCIGTIFVEASPSVTYQWQILLGTEWTNITDYGVHNGVATDKLTITNPTPSDSNNSYRVVVSNFVNVCGVATSDSATLTIKVKTVITNRRITYRVKKN